One Candidatus Chazhemtobacterium aquaticus genomic window, CATGAAGCTAACCAATTTTGACTACCATCTTCCTCCTTCTCTTATTGCTCACCATCCAAACAATCCTCGTGATCGAAGTCGACTCCTCTTCCTCAATAAAACTACCGGGCAAACAAGACACTACCACTTTTCGGATCTTACCAAACTTCTCACTCCCAATGACGTGCTAGTCCTCAACCAAACCAAAGTCTTTCCTGCCCGACTCCACCTCCACAAATCAACTGGGGGTAAAGTCGAGATTCTGCTCACCAAACGCCTATCACCAAACTCTTTTGAAGCCATATCCAAACCAGGTCTTAAACCTAACCAACCACTCTTCCACAACCACAAACACATCGCTACCACCACTCCCAACTCTAATCCAGAACTACCCATCATTAACTTTACAATCTCCGCCTCAAAACTTGATCAATTCATTAACTCAACTGGTGCCACTCCCATTCCTCCATATATTCACCCTCATTCGACCGAAAATAAACTCAGGCACTATTATCAAACTGTATTTGCCAAAGAATCTGGCTCGGTCGCAGCCCCAACCGCAGGACTCCACTTCACCTCTAGATTACTAAAAAACTTATCCAATCACGGCGTTAACATCCAATACCTTACCCTTCATGTTGGTCTAGGTACCTTTAAACCAGTTACCTCAAAACAACTCTCAACCAACACTCTTCACCCGGAAAGCTATAACCTCAACTCTGCCACAGCTCACAATCTTAACCAAGCAAAACAATCAGGTAAAAGAATTATCGCCGTTGGTACAACCACCACCCGCGTCCTTGAAAGTTGTCTTGATCAAAATAATCACCTCACACCCAGTAATGGTCAAACCCAACTCTTTATCAAACCGTCCTACCATTTTCGCTTTATTGACGGCCTAATTACCAACTTCCATTTACCCCAAAGCAGCCTCCTTATGCTCACCTCCGCCTTCATCTCTCATCCCAATACCCCCCACCACTTCAGCTCTTTTTCCAAATCACACCTCGGCCAAGCCTACCAAGCCGCCATCGAACAACGTTACCGCTTCTACTCCTTCGGAGACGCCATGATCATCATCTAAATCCTCATTTCTTT contains:
- the queA gene encoding tRNA preQ1(34) S-adenosylmethionine ribosyltransferase-isomerase QueA, producing the protein MKLTNFDYHLPPSLIAHHPNNPRDRSRLLFLNKTTGQTRHYHFSDLTKLLTPNDVLVLNQTKVFPARLHLHKSTGGKVEILLTKRLSPNSFEAISKPGLKPNQPLFHNHKHIATTTPNSNPELPIINFTISASKLDQFINSTGATPIPPYIHPHSTENKLRHYYQTVFAKESGSVAAPTAGLHFTSRLLKNLSNHGVNIQYLTLHVGLGTFKPVTSKQLSTNTLHPESYNLNSATAHNLNQAKQSGKRIIAVGTTTTRVLESCLDQNNHLTPSNGQTQLFIKPSYHFRFIDGLITNFHLPQSSLLMLTSAFISHPNTPHHFSSFSKSHLGQAYQAAIEQRYRFYSFGDAMIII